A stretch of Lathyrus oleraceus cultivar Zhongwan6 chromosome 6, CAAS_Psat_ZW6_1.0, whole genome shotgun sequence DNA encodes these proteins:
- the LOC127097670 gene encoding zinc finger protein GAI-ASSOCIATED FACTOR 1, with protein sequence MSNITSCDSGSFSTENIRDQDGVKHHQQQNEILGQFHSPHSHTSTTTTTNNSNGSNTNLQPPLKRKRNLPGNPDPSAEVIALSPTTLMATNRFVCEICNKGFQRDQNLQLHRRGHNLPWKLKQRTTNEIIKKVYVCPEPSCVHHNPARALGDLTGIKKHFCRKHGEKKWKCDKCSKKYAVQSDWKAHSKICGTREYKCDCGTIFSRRDSFITHRAFCDALAEENNKANEGSVQLSNMQHQQIPNLVSSILPMNQNNSPIVGASEFNLSDHKHPLSSPHDLMSVPVKPFNSNIFTRSLSSSTSSPSLQLSSNNSLNNILEENGSLHLSAAATSPHMSATALLQKAAQMGATVSSNSNAGMVMTDKTTVATNMMTPPPLFGMVQQQGHSFMNHYMQQQQQQPQYINNNFNGNVMLSGGGVNGSMNGVDMFNAILDQSKALSKIIEQNNQTQSMNNVGGGGGASSNIMNIGGSKGSGGDVMTLDLLGIGGGGAHGNFYGGGGAQQQQQQAESAAAAVAADEVWRNWSTKNGGFETFSATSNI encoded by the exons ATGTCAAACATCACAAGTTGTGATAGTGGAAGCTTCTCTACAGAGAATATCAGAGATCAAGATGGAGTtaaacatcatcaacaacaaaatgaAATACTTGGTCAATTTCATAGTCCACATTCTCATACTTCAACAACAACTACAACAAATAATAGCAATGGTTCCAACACTAATTTACAACCACCTCTTAAGAGAAAAAGGAACCTACCAGGAAATCCAG ATCCAAGTGCTGAAGTGATAGCTTTATCACCAACAACACTAATGGCTACAAACCGATTCGTATGTGAAATATGCAACAAAGGTTTTCAAAGAGATCAAAATCTTCAATTGCACCGAAGAGGACACAACTTGCCATGGAAGCTTAAGCAGAGAACAACAAATGAAATTATAAAGAAGGTTTATGTTTGTCCTGAACCTTCATGTGTTCACCATAACCCTGCAAGAGCACTTGGGGATCTTACTGGTATTAAAAAGCACTTTTGCAGAAAGCACGGTGAGAAGAAGTGGAAATGTGATAAGTGTTCTAAGAAATATGCTGTTCAATCTGATTGGAAAGCTCATTCTAAAATCTGTGGTACAAGGGAATACAAATGTGACTGTGGAACCATCTTTTCAAG AAGAGACAGCTTCATTACCCACCGAGCTTTCTGTGATGCATTAGCTGAAGAGAACAACAAAGCCAACGAAGGTTCAGTACAGTTATCAAACATGCAACACCAACAAATTCCAAATCTCGTTTCTTCAATATTACCAATGAACCAAAACAACTCACCAATCGTTGGAGCTTCAGAGTTCAATCTTTCAGATCACAAACATCCATTATCATCGCCTCACGATCTCATGTCAGTTCCTGTAAAGCCCTTCAACAGCAATATATTCACGAGAAGTCTTTCATCGTCAACTTCATCTCCTTCTCTTCAACTGAGTTCAAATAACTCACTCAACAACATCTTGGAAGAAAACGGTTCACTCCATTTGTCTGCAGCTGCAACCTCGCCTCACATGTCAGCCACTGCATTGTTACAAAAAGCAGCTCAAATGGGTGCAACCGTGAGTAGTAATAGTAATGCAGGTATGGTTATGACTGATAAAACAACCGTCGCTACAAACATGATGACGCCGCCGCCGTTATTCGGTATGGTGCAACAACAAGGACATTCTTTCATGAACCACTACAtgcaacagcaacaacagcaaccTCAGTACATTAATAATAATTTCAATGGAAATGTGATGTTAAGTGGAGGAGGTGTTAATGGATCAATGAATGGAGTTGATATGTTTAATGCTATATTGGATCAAAGTAAGGCTTTATCGAAGATCATTGAACAGAACAATCAAACTCAAAGCATGAACAATGTTGGAGGAGGAGGAGGTGCATCGAGTAATATTATGAATATTGGTGGAAGTAAAGGAAGTGGTGGAGATGTAATGACACTGGATTTATTGGGGATAGGAGGAGGGGGTGCACATGGTAATTTCTATGGAGGAGGGGGtgcacaacaacaacagcaacaagCAGAAAGTGCTGCAGCAGCAGTAGCAGCAGATGAGGTTTGGAGAAATTGGTCAACCAAGAATGGAGGATTTGAAACCTTTTCAGCAACAAGCAACATTTGA
- the LOC127097671 gene encoding psbP domain-containing protein 7, chloroplastic isoform X1 — translation MAVQVQARFGAWNRNSIGIVRCSSEGEDKVKVKEAVVWSPAKELAAKFERRLLVGIGSASLVALGANFGGITSFLLGLSPLNGRKLKLDVLYPIGGYTRYIDTREGFEFIYPANWVGDQTLLYRAAKKREMELSLDPPPLNLRPRSNVTEPVVAFGPPGSNGELNLSVIVSPVSQDFSIEAFGSPQEVGEAVIRTITGSGQRPDLKGTLIESSLREDPARNAKYYELEFKVESPSFWRHNVCVCCARGGRLFTLNAQAPESAWPGLKSDFYTIADSFNLTS, via the exons ATGGCAGTGCAAGTGCAAGCGAGGTTTGGAGCATGGAACAGAAATAGCATAGGAATAGTACGGTGTTCGAGCGAGGGAGAAGATAAAGTGAAAGTGAAAGAGGCAGTAGTGTGGTCACCAGCGAAAGAATTGGCTGCGAAATTTGAACGGCGGCTTCTTGTAGGTATAGGTTCAGCTTCACTTGTAGCTTTAGGTGCAAATTTTGGTGGCATCACAAGTTTTTTGTTAGGTTTGTCTCCATTGAATGGTCGTAAGCTGAAGCTAGACGTGCTTTATCCCATCGGCGGTTACACCCGTTACATTGACACTAGGGAGGGGTTCg AATTCATATACCCGGCGAATTGGGTTGGAGATCAGACACTGCTGTATCGAGCGGCTAAAAAAAGAGAAATGGAACTATCATTGGATCCTCCACCGCTGAATTTACGGCCACGTTCCAATGTGACGGAACCAGTTGTTGCATTTGGTCCCCCGGGTTCCAATGGTGAGCTCAATCTTAGTGTTATTGTTTCGCCAGTTTCTCAAGACTTCTC GATTGAAGCATTTGGAAGCCCTCAGGAGGTGGGGGAAGCAGTAATTCGAACCATAACAGGATCAGGGCAGCGCCCGGACTTGAAGGGAACATTGATAGAATCAAGTTTGAGAGAAGATCCCGCTAGAAATGCCAAATACTATGAGTTAGAATTCAAAGTTGAGAGCCCCTCTTTCTGGCGACACAATGTTTGTGTCTGCTGTGCTCGTGGTGGTAGGCTTTTTACGTTAAATGCCCAGGCACCTGAATCAGCCTGGCCTGGGTTGAAGTCAGATTTCTATACAATTGCTGATTCGTTCAATCTCACAAGTTAG
- the LOC127097671 gene encoding psbP domain-containing protein 7, chloroplastic isoform X2 → MAVQVQARFGAWNRNSIGIVRCSSEGEDKVKVKEAVVWSPAKELAAKFERRLLVGLSPLNGRKLKLDVLYPIGGYTRYIDTREGFEFIYPANWVGDQTLLYRAAKKREMELSLDPPPLNLRPRSNVTEPVVAFGPPGSNGELNLSVIVSPVSQDFSIEAFGSPQEVGEAVIRTITGSGQRPDLKGTLIESSLREDPARNAKYYELEFKVESPSFWRHNVCVCCARGGRLFTLNAQAPESAWPGLKSDFYTIADSFNLTS, encoded by the exons ATGGCAGTGCAAGTGCAAGCGAGGTTTGGAGCATGGAACAGAAATAGCATAGGAATAGTACGGTGTTCGAGCGAGGGAGAAGATAAAGTGAAAGTGAAAGAGGCAGTAGTGTGGTCACCAGCGAAAGAATTGGCTGCGAAATTTGAACGGCGGCTTCTTGTAG GTTTGTCTCCATTGAATGGTCGTAAGCTGAAGCTAGACGTGCTTTATCCCATCGGCGGTTACACCCGTTACATTGACACTAGGGAGGGGTTCg AATTCATATACCCGGCGAATTGGGTTGGAGATCAGACACTGCTGTATCGAGCGGCTAAAAAAAGAGAAATGGAACTATCATTGGATCCTCCACCGCTGAATTTACGGCCACGTTCCAATGTGACGGAACCAGTTGTTGCATTTGGTCCCCCGGGTTCCAATGGTGAGCTCAATCTTAGTGTTATTGTTTCGCCAGTTTCTCAAGACTTCTC GATTGAAGCATTTGGAAGCCCTCAGGAGGTGGGGGAAGCAGTAATTCGAACCATAACAGGATCAGGGCAGCGCCCGGACTTGAAGGGAACATTGATAGAATCAAGTTTGAGAGAAGATCCCGCTAGAAATGCCAAATACTATGAGTTAGAATTCAAAGTTGAGAGCCCCTCTTTCTGGCGACACAATGTTTGTGTCTGCTGTGCTCGTGGTGGTAGGCTTTTTACGTTAAATGCCCAGGCACCTGAATCAGCCTGGCCTGGGTTGAAGTCAGATTTCTATACAATTGCTGATTCGTTCAATCTCACAAGTTAG
- the LOC127097669 gene encoding E3 ubiquitin-protein ligase JMJ24 isoform X1 gives MDHARSNNIDENVGIPDDLRCKRSDGKQWRCTAMSMPDKTVCEKHYIQAKKRAANSAMRANLKKAKTYPDSDVYLESKSDDFDAPLSTAFNNPRSSSSGKKLFDKVSKNQFRYTPEGADTTRGSSSRRDSKLGEGDDSPDHADDEDAVLYEENWVSNDSPPASGDESAGKMPQGSLDANATTEYSDGTSDSSQETGGQTCHQCRKNVRDRVTWCLKCDRRGYCDSCISTWYSNISLDEIQRLCPACRGICNCKICLRNDNSIKVRIREIPVMDKLQYLHLLLSSVLPVVKQIHHEQCFEVELEKKLRGAEIDLPRTKLNADEQMCCNLCRIPITDYHRRCPSCSYDLCLICCRDLREATVHQSKEPQTEQARITDQNILSKFPHWRSNDNGSVPCPPKEYGGCGYSSLNLSRIFKMNWVAKLIKNVEEMVSGCKMSDADGPPKTGLNTLRLCQYSQREASNDNYLYCPTSEDLKTDGIGMFRMHWKTGEPIIVKQVFDRSSISSWDPLVIWRGILETTDANMKDDNRMVKAIDCLDGSEVDIELGQFMKGYTEGRILENGWPQILKLKDWPSPRASEEFLLYQRPEFISKLPLLQYIHSKWGLLNVAAKLPHYSLQNDVGPKIYISYGINGELGRGDSVTKLHFNMRDMVYLLVHTSEVKLKDWQRTKIEMMQKPHICSRGSSPDSALCTKINGLDLESDQKDSTMDQGYEVYPSAEGNMVNCEIPLRQNGVTSEITHPGVLWDVFRRQDVPKVTEYLKMHWKEFGKSDDIVTWPLYGGAVFLDGLHKRKLKEEFGVEPWSFEQNLGEAIFVPAGCPFQARNVQSTVQLGLDFLSPESLGEAVRLAEEVRRLPNEHDAKLQVLEVGKISLYAASSAIKEVQKLVLDPKLGGEIGYGDPNLTAMVSENYEKMSKRRQITCA, from the exons ATGGATCACGCGAGATCGAACAACATCGATGAGAATGTAGGAATTCCAGACGATTTGCGTTGCAAGAGGTCGGACGGGAAACAATGGCGATGCACGGCGATGTCAATGCCGGATAAGACAGTTTGCGAGAAGCATTACATTCAAGCGAAGAAAAGAGCAGCGAATTCCGCCATGAGAGCTAATCTCAAGAAAGCGAAAACATATCCTGACTCTGATGTTTATTTGGAGAGTAAAAGTGATGATTTCGATGCTCCTCTTTCTACTGCATTTAATAATCCCCGTTCTTCTTCCTCTGGGAAGAAGCTATTTGATAAGGTTTCGAAGAATCAGTTTCGGTATACTCCTGAGGGTGCTGACACAACAAGGGGCTCTTCTTCCCGTCGTGATTCCAAGCTTGGTGAGGGTGATGATTCCCCTGATCACGCCGATGATGAGGATGCTGTTCTGTATGAAGAGAATTGGGTCTCTAATGATTCCCCACCTGCTTCGGGTGATGAATCTGCTGGGAAAATGCCGCAAGGGAGCCTTGATGCCAATGCTACTACT GAATATTCTGACGGAACCTCGGATTCTTCTCAAGAGACTGGCGGGCAGACTTGTCATCAGTGCAGGAAGAATGTTAGAGATAGAGTTACTTGGTGCCTTAAGTGTGATAGAAGAGGATATTGTGATAGCTGTATATCAACTTG GTATTCTAACATTTCGTTGGATGAAATTCAGAGGCTATGTCCTGCATGCCGTGGTATATGCAATTGTAAAATTTGCTTACGTAATGATAATTCAATAAAG GTTCGGATACGTGAGATACCTGTAATGGATAAGTTACAGTATCTTCACTTGTTGCTCTCATCGGTGCTTCCCGTGGTAAAGCAGATTCACCACGAACAATGTTTTGAAGTTGAACTTGAAAAGAAGTTGCGTG GTGCTGAAATAGATCTTCCAAGGACAAAATTGAATGCTGATGAGCAGATGTGCTG CAATTTATGCCGGATACCTATCACTGATTATCATCGACGCTGTCCAAGTTGTTCATATGATTTGTGCCTTATTTGTTGCCGAGATCTTCGGGAAGCCACTGTACATCAGAGTAAAGAACCTCAAACAGAGCAAGCAAGAATTACTGATCAAAACATATTAAGCAAGTTTCCTCACTGGAGATCCAATGACAATGGAAGTGTTCCATGCCCCCCTAAGGAGTATGGTGGTTGTGGATATTCATCCTTAAATTTAAGTCGGATTTTCAAGATGAACTGGGTTGCAAAATTAATAAAAAATGTAGAAGAAATGGTTAGTGGATGTAAAATGAGTGATGCTGATGGTCCACCAAAAACAGGATTGAATACTCTCAGGCTTTGCCAATATTCTCAAAGAGAGGCTAGCAATGATAATTATCTTTATTGTCCAACATCGGAAGATCTCAAAACTGATGGCATTGGCATGTTTAGAATGCATTGGAAAACTGGTGAGCCCATTATCGTAAAGCAAGTATTTGATAGGTCATCAATTTCAAGCTGGGACCCATTGGTCATATGGAGAGGGATTCTAGAGACTACAGATGCAAATATGAAAGATGATAACCGAATGGTTAAGGCCATAGATTGCTTAGATGGGTCTGAG GTTGATATCGAGCTTGGTCAGTTCATGAAAGGATATACTGAGGGGCGTATTCTTGAAAATGGTTGGCCACAAATATTGAAGCTGAAAGATTGGCCTTCACCTAGAGCATCTGAAGAATTTCTTTTGTACCAAAGACCTGAGTTTATCAGCAAGCTGCCTTTACTTCAGTATATTCACTCGAAGTGGGGCCTTCTTAATGTTGCAGCTAAGTTGCCTCATTACTCCTTGCAGAATGATGTAGGACCCAAGATCTATATATCTTACGGGATTAATGGTGAACTtggcagaggtgattctgtgaCAAAACTCCACTTCAATATGCGTGACATG GTGTACCTTTTGGTCCATACAAGTGAAGTGAAGCTGAAGGACTGGCAGAGAACAAAAATTGAAATGATGCAGAAACCACATATATGTTCAAGAGGGAGTTCACCTGATTCAGCCCTTTGTACAAAAATTAATGGACTGGATTTGGAATCAGACCAGAAAGATTCAACCATGGATCAAGGGTATGAAGTTTATCCTAGTGCTGAAGGAAATATGGTCAATTGTGAAATTCCATTAAGACAAAATGGAGTCACCTCTGAGATAACACATCCTGGAGTTCTTTGGGATGTCTTTCGTCGGCAGGATGTTCCAAAGGTGACTGAATATTTGAAAATGCATTGGAAGGAATTCGGGAAGTCAGATGATATA GTTACATGGCCTCTTTATGGTGGAGCTGTTTTTCTTGACGGACTCCATAAAAGAAAGTTGAAGGAAGAATTTG GAGTGGAGCCGTGGTCATTTGAACAGAATTTGGGGGAAGCTATATTTGTTCCTGCTGGTTGCCCTTTTCAAGCAAGAAATGTTCAG TCCACAGTTCAATTGGGCCTTGATTTCTTATCTCCTGAAAGCCTGGGGGAGGCTGTAAGATTGGCAGAGGAAGTTCGCCGTTTACCTAATGAACATGACGCAAAGCTTCAAGTTTTGGAG GTTGGGAAGATATCTCTCTATGCCGCAAGTTCAGCAATCAAAGAAGTACAGAAACTTGTACTTGACCCAAA ACTTGGTGGAGAGATTGGATATGGAGACCCTAATTTGACTGCAATGGTTTCTGAGAACTACGAGAAGATGTCTAAACGGAGGCAAATTACTTGTGCATAA
- the LOC127097669 gene encoding E3 ubiquitin-protein ligase JMJ24 isoform X2, with product MDHARSNNIDENVGIPDDLRCKRSDGKQWRCTAMSMPDKTVCEKHYIQAKKRAANSAMRANLKKAKTYPDSDVYLESKSDDFDAPLSTAFNNPRSSSSGKKLFDKVSKNQFRYTPEGADTTRGSSSRRDSKLGEGDDSPDHADDEDAVLYEENWVSNDSPPASGDESAGKMPQGSLDANATTEYSDGTSDSSQETGGQTCHQCRKNVRDRVTWCLKCDRRGYCDSCISTWYSNISLDEIQRLCPACRGICNCKICLRNDNSIKVRIREIPVMDKLQYLHLLLSSVLPVVKQIHHEQCFEVELEKKLRGAEIDLPRTKLNADEQMCCNLCRIPITDYHRRCPSCSYDLCLICCRDLREATVHQSKEPQTEQARITDQNILSKFPHWRSNDNGSVPCPPKEYGGCGYSSLNLSRIFKMNWVAKLIKNVEEMVSGCKMSDADGPPKTGLNTLRLCQYSQREASNDNYLYCPTSEDLKTDGIGMFRMHWKTGEPIIVKQVFDRSSISSWDPLVIWRGILETTDANMKDDNRMVKAIDCLDGSEVDIELGQFMKGYTEGRILENGWPQILKLKDWPSPRASEEFLLYQRPEFISKLPLLQYIHSKWGLLNVAAKLPHYSLQNDVGPKIYISYGINGELGRGDSVTKLHFNMRDMVYLLVHTSEVKLKDWQRTKIEMMQKPHICSRGSSPDSALCTKINGLDLESDQKDSTMDQGYEVYPSAEGNMVNCEIPLRQNGVTSEITHPGVLWDVFRRQDVPKVTEYLKMHWKEFGKSDDIVTWPLYGGAVFLDGLHKRKLKEEFGVEPWSFEQNLGEAIFVPAGCPFQARNVQSTVQLGLDFLSPESLGEAVRLAEEVRRLPNEHDAKLQVLEVGKISLYAASSAIKEVQKLVLDPKLGGEIEYGDPNLTEMVSENYEKMSKTHAHIL from the exons ATGGATCACGCGAGATCGAACAACATCGATGAGAATGTAGGAATTCCAGACGATTTGCGTTGCAAGAGGTCGGACGGGAAACAATGGCGATGCACGGCGATGTCAATGCCGGATAAGACAGTTTGCGAGAAGCATTACATTCAAGCGAAGAAAAGAGCAGCGAATTCCGCCATGAGAGCTAATCTCAAGAAAGCGAAAACATATCCTGACTCTGATGTTTATTTGGAGAGTAAAAGTGATGATTTCGATGCTCCTCTTTCTACTGCATTTAATAATCCCCGTTCTTCTTCCTCTGGGAAGAAGCTATTTGATAAGGTTTCGAAGAATCAGTTTCGGTATACTCCTGAGGGTGCTGACACAACAAGGGGCTCTTCTTCCCGTCGTGATTCCAAGCTTGGTGAGGGTGATGATTCCCCTGATCACGCCGATGATGAGGATGCTGTTCTGTATGAAGAGAATTGGGTCTCTAATGATTCCCCACCTGCTTCGGGTGATGAATCTGCTGGGAAAATGCCGCAAGGGAGCCTTGATGCCAATGCTACTACT GAATATTCTGACGGAACCTCGGATTCTTCTCAAGAGACTGGCGGGCAGACTTGTCATCAGTGCAGGAAGAATGTTAGAGATAGAGTTACTTGGTGCCTTAAGTGTGATAGAAGAGGATATTGTGATAGCTGTATATCAACTTG GTATTCTAACATTTCGTTGGATGAAATTCAGAGGCTATGTCCTGCATGCCGTGGTATATGCAATTGTAAAATTTGCTTACGTAATGATAATTCAATAAAG GTTCGGATACGTGAGATACCTGTAATGGATAAGTTACAGTATCTTCACTTGTTGCTCTCATCGGTGCTTCCCGTGGTAAAGCAGATTCACCACGAACAATGTTTTGAAGTTGAACTTGAAAAGAAGTTGCGTG GTGCTGAAATAGATCTTCCAAGGACAAAATTGAATGCTGATGAGCAGATGTGCTG CAATTTATGCCGGATACCTATCACTGATTATCATCGACGCTGTCCAAGTTGTTCATATGATTTGTGCCTTATTTGTTGCCGAGATCTTCGGGAAGCCACTGTACATCAGAGTAAAGAACCTCAAACAGAGCAAGCAAGAATTACTGATCAAAACATATTAAGCAAGTTTCCTCACTGGAGATCCAATGACAATGGAAGTGTTCCATGCCCCCCTAAGGAGTATGGTGGTTGTGGATATTCATCCTTAAATTTAAGTCGGATTTTCAAGATGAACTGGGTTGCAAAATTAATAAAAAATGTAGAAGAAATGGTTAGTGGATGTAAAATGAGTGATGCTGATGGTCCACCAAAAACAGGATTGAATACTCTCAGGCTTTGCCAATATTCTCAAAGAGAGGCTAGCAATGATAATTATCTTTATTGTCCAACATCGGAAGATCTCAAAACTGATGGCATTGGCATGTTTAGAATGCATTGGAAAACTGGTGAGCCCATTATCGTAAAGCAAGTATTTGATAGGTCATCAATTTCAAGCTGGGACCCATTGGTCATATGGAGAGGGATTCTAGAGACTACAGATGCAAATATGAAAGATGATAACCGAATGGTTAAGGCCATAGATTGCTTAGATGGGTCTGAG GTTGATATCGAGCTTGGTCAGTTCATGAAAGGATATACTGAGGGGCGTATTCTTGAAAATGGTTGGCCACAAATATTGAAGCTGAAAGATTGGCCTTCACCTAGAGCATCTGAAGAATTTCTTTTGTACCAAAGACCTGAGTTTATCAGCAAGCTGCCTTTACTTCAGTATATTCACTCGAAGTGGGGCCTTCTTAATGTTGCAGCTAAGTTGCCTCATTACTCCTTGCAGAATGATGTAGGACCCAAGATCTATATATCTTACGGGATTAATGGTGAACTtggcagaggtgattctgtgaCAAAACTCCACTTCAATATGCGTGACATG GTGTACCTTTTGGTCCATACAAGTGAAGTGAAGCTGAAGGACTGGCAGAGAACAAAAATTGAAATGATGCAGAAACCACATATATGTTCAAGAGGGAGTTCACCTGATTCAGCCCTTTGTACAAAAATTAATGGACTGGATTTGGAATCAGACCAGAAAGATTCAACCATGGATCAAGGGTATGAAGTTTATCCTAGTGCTGAAGGAAATATGGTCAATTGTGAAATTCCATTAAGACAAAATGGAGTCACCTCTGAGATAACACATCCTGGAGTTCTTTGGGATGTCTTTCGTCGGCAGGATGTTCCAAAGGTGACTGAATATTTGAAAATGCATTGGAAGGAATTCGGGAAGTCAGATGATATA GTTACATGGCCTCTTTATGGTGGAGCTGTTTTTCTTGACGGACTCCATAAAAGAAAGTTGAAGGAAGAATTTG GAGTGGAGCCGTGGTCATTTGAACAGAATTTGGGGGAAGCTATATTTGTTCCTGCTGGTTGCCCTTTTCAAGCAAGAAATGTTCAG TCCACAGTTCAATTGGGCCTTGATTTCTTATCTCCTGAAAGCCTGGGGGAGGCTGTAAGATTGGCAGAGGAAGTTCGCCGTTTACCTAATGAACATGACGCAAAGCTTCAAGTTTTGGAG GTTGGGAAGATATCTCTCTATGCCGCAAGTTCAGCAATCAAAGAAGTACAGAAACTTGTACTTGACCCAAA ACTTGGCGGAGAGATTGAATATGGAGACCCTAATTTGACTGAAATGGTTTCTGAGAACTACGAGAAGATGTCTAAAACACACGCACACATTCTCTAA